From a region of the Theobroma cacao cultivar B97-61/B2 chromosome 8, Criollo_cocoa_genome_V2, whole genome shotgun sequence genome:
- the LOC18591230 gene encoding uncharacterized protein LOC18591230 isoform X1, which produces MWGFGGRYYWGRKERVERREGGIVVVFAWMSSQEKHLQNYVQLYASLGWDSLVCHSEFLNMFFPEKAAALALDLLKELVEELKMKPCPVVFASFSGGPKACMYKVLQMIEGLCEVQGNPDDLQLVKECFSGHIYDSSPVDFTSDLGARFVVHPTVLKMSHPPRIASWIANQIASGLDALFLSRFESHRAEYWQTLYASVSMGAPYLILCSETDDLAPYQIICNFAQRIEQLGGDIKLVKWNGSPHVGHYRHYPFEYKAAVTELLSKAAASYSQRIQRLDGERMGLAGTHDEISEPISDISKTALSPNQSFQGTLVQSDHFLLPSSIEYYEGRDFMQDEHKEGMIRLPHPPSINVHGVLGQILFDVCVPQNVEGWDMKSSDSSSRRPYTCAWRNSHFNPIKCIRRSRL; this is translated from the exons ATGTGGGGATTTGGGGGGAGATATTATTGGGGGAGAAAGGAAAGGGTGGAAAGAAGGGAAGGCGGGATAGTGGTGGTGTTTGCTTGGATGTCGAGTCAAGAGAAGCACTTGCAGAACTACGTTCAGCTTTACGCTTCCTTGGGTTGGGATTCTCTCGTTTGCCATTCAGAGTTCCTAAACAT GTTCTTCCCTGAGAAGGCTGCAGCTCTAGCGTTAGATCTTCTCAAGGAACTTGTTGAG GAGCTAAAGATGAAGCCATGCCCTGTGGTCTTTGCATCTTTTTCTGGTGGTCCTAAGGCCTGCATGTACAAGGTTCTTCAG ATGATTGAGGGATTGTGTGAAGTACAAGGAAATCCA GATGACCTCCAGCTGGTGAAGGAATGCTTTTCGGGCCATATTTACGATTCTAGCCCTGTCGATTTCACCAGTGATTTGGGTGCCCGATTTGTTGTTCACCCAACAGTTCTCAAAATGTCTCATCCACCAAGAATAGCATCATGGATAGCAAATCAAATTGCTTCTGGTCTTGATGCTCTCTTCCTCAGCAGGTTTGAATCCCACCGTGCTGAGTATTGGCAGACTCTATATGCCTCTGTG AGTATGGGGGCCCCATATCTCATTTTATGCTCTGAAACTGATGATCTTGCTCCTTATCAAATTATCTGCAATTTTGCTCAAAGAATAGAACAACTTGGGGGTGACATAAAACTTGTGAAGTGGAATGGTTCTCCTCATGTAG GTCATTATCGGCATTATCCATTTGAATACAAGGCTGCTGTGACTGAGCTTCTCAGTAAAGCAGCTGCCTCATATTCCCAAAGAATTCAGCGACTCGACGGTGAACGAATGGGGTTAGCAGGGACACATGATGAAATCTCTGAGCCAATCTCTGATATCAGCAAAACAGCCTTAAGCCCAAACCAGAGCTTTCAGGGAACTCTGGTGCAAAGTGACCATTTCCTCTTGCCTAGCTCAATAGAATATTACGAGGGTAGAGATTTTATGCAAGATGAACACAAGGAAGGTATGATCCGTTTGCCTCACCCACCAAGCATTAATGTCCATGGGGTTCTTGGTCAAATCCTTTTCGATGTCTGTGTTCCCCAGAATGTTGAAGGTTGGGATATGAAGTCATCAGATTCCTCGAGCAGACGCCCTTATACCTGTGCATGGCGAAATTCTCATTTTAATCCAATCAAATGCATACGTCGATCCAGACTATAA
- the LOC18591236 gene encoding probable carboxylesterase 2, whose protein sequence is MDSSSKPELVTEFPGIIRVYKDGHVERLIETGFVPPSTDPQTGVSSKDITMIPESNVSARLFLPKLTSPHQKLPLLVYFHGGAFCVSSPFTPKYNSYLNALVAEANVIAVSVNYRKAPEHPIPTAYEDSWAALQWVVSHCNSKGPEAWLNDHADFQRVFLGGESAGANIAHNLAIIAGNPEFGLNVQLRGIALVHPFFWGSDPIGSEALMDPGKKSVLDRVWPFICPSNPDNNDPRFNPVAMDAPSLVGLGCTRVLVCVAEKDGVRDRGRLYFEALGRSGWMGVVEIMETEGEDHGFHLSDLESEKAKDLIKRLAAFYNGDMPSSL, encoded by the coding sequence ATGGATTCATCAAGCAAACCAGAACTGGTTACTGAGTTCCCAGGTATCATCAGAGTCTACAAAGATGGCCATGTCGAGAGACTCATCGAAACTGGCTTTGTCCCGCCATCAACTGATCCCCAAACCGGTGTTTCATCCAAAGACATAACGATGATCCCTGAATCCAACGTTTCTGCGCGTCTCTTCCTTCCAAAACTGACCAGCCCTCACCAGAAGTTGCCTCTCCTTGTCTACTTCCATGGTGGAGCCTTTTGTGTCTCATCACCGTTTACTCCAAAGTACAACAGCTACCTGAACGCTTTGGTAGCTGAAGCTAACGTGATTGCAGTTTCTGTGAACTACAGAAAAGCTCCCGAGCACCCCATCCCTACAGCTTACGAGGATTCTTGGGCTGCTCTTCAATGGGTAGTTTCACATTGTAACAGTAAAGGGCCTGAAGCTTGGCTAAACGACCATGCGGACTTTCAAAGAGTGTTCTTAGGTGGAGAAAGCGCTGGTGCCAACATTGCTCACAACTTGGCTATTATCGCCGGAAACCCTGAGTTTGGTCTAAACGTGCAGCTCCGTGGGATAGCTTTGGTGCACCCATTTTTCTGGGGCTCGGATCCAATCGGGTCAGAGGCTTTAATGGACCCTGGTAAAAAGTCTGTTTTGGATCGGGTATGGCCATTTATCTGCCCATCAAACCCGGATAACAATGATCCTAGATTCAACCCGGTTGCTATGGACGCGCCAAGCTTGGTGGGGCTTGGGTGCACGAGGGTTTTGGTTTGCGTGGCTGAGAAGGATGGGGTTAGAGATAGAGGGCGGCTTTATTTTGAGGCTTTGGGTCGAAGTGGGTGGATGGGAGTTGTGGAAATTATGGAGACGGAAGGAGAGGATCATGGGTTTCATTTGTCTGATTTGGAGAGTGAGAAagccaaggatttgatcaaaaGGTTGGCTGCATTCTACAATGGAGATATGCCTTCTTCACTCTAA
- the LOC18591238 gene encoding probable carboxylesterase 2, whose protein sequence is MGSNASEVALDLFPYLKVYKDGTLERIAGVEVVSPGLDPETDVLSKDIVIVPETGVSARIYRPNLATTHEKLPLVVYFHGGAFCVASPAFPNYHTSLNKLVAEANIVALSVDYRLVPEFPLPTAYEDSWAALEWIASHKEGDSCQEAWIKDHADLDQVFLAGDSAGSNIAHHLALRLKDSDLGQKLKILGIGMIHPYFWGTNPIGSEFADQFRKELVDKWWLYVCPSDKGCDDPLINPFVDGSSDLSGLACDGILVIVAEKDILKDRGRLYYDKLVKSGWTGKAEIMETEGEDHVFHIFNPDCAKAKSLIKRLASFLNQGKAPVE, encoded by the coding sequence ATGGGTTCTAATGCTTCAGAAGTTGCTCTTGATCTGTTTCCCTACCTCAAAGTATACAAAGATGGAACCCTTGAGAGAATCGCTGGAGTTGAAGTAGTTTCTCCAGGACTTGATCCTGAAACTGATGTTTTATCCAAAGACATCGTGATCGTACCCGAAACCGGGGTCTCAGCTAGAATTTACCGACCCAACTTGGCTACTACACATGAAAAGCTACCCCTTGTAGTTTATTTTCATGGTGGAGCTTTTTGTGTAGCATCGCCAGCTTTTCCGAACTACCATACCAGCCTCAACAAGCTCGTCGCCGAGGCTAACATCGTAGCTCTTTCAGTTGACTACAGGTTAGTCCCAGAGTTTCCTCTTCCTACTGCATATGAAGATTCATGGGCTGCACTTGAGTGGATAGCTTCCCACAAGGAGGGAGATAGCTGCCAGGAGGCTTGGATCAAGGATCATGCTGACCTTGACCAGGTGTTTTTGGCCGGAGATAGTGCTGGTTCAAATATTGCACACCATTTGGCTTTGCGGCTCAAGGACTCTGATCTGGGTCAGAAGTTGAAGATTCTTGGTATTGGTATGATCCATCCTTACTTTTGGGGAACAAACCCGATTGGATCAGAGTTTGCTGATCAGTTCAGGAAAGAATTAGTGGACAAGTGGTGGTTGTACGTTTGTCCATCTGATAAAGGGTGTGATGATCCGCTTATCAACCCGTTTGTGGATGGATCCTCTGATCTTTCAGGCTTGGCATGTGATGGAATCCTTGTTATTGTTGCCGAGAAGGATATACTCAAGGATAGAGGGAGGCTTTATTATGATAAATTGGTGAAATCTGGGTGGACGGGTAAGGCAGAGATTATGGAGACAGAAGGTGAGGATCATGTCTTCCATATCTTTAACCCTGATTGTGCCAAGGCCAAGAGCTTGATCAAACGCTTGGCTTCTTTCCTGAACCAAGGGAAGGCTCCTGTCGagtga
- the LOC18591239 gene encoding 26S proteasome non-ATPase regulatory subunit 14 homolog: MSGMERLQRMFAGAGGALGHPPPDSPTLDSSEQVYISSLALLKMLKHGRAGVPMEVMGLMLGEFVDEYTVRVVDVFAMPQSGTGVSVEAVDHVFQTNMLDMLKQTGRPEMVVGWYHSHPGFGCWLSGVDINTQQSFEALNQRAVAVVVDPIQSVKGKVVIDAFRLINPQTMMLGQEPRQTTSNLGHLNKPSIQALIHGLNRHYYSIAINYRKNELEEKMLLNLHKKKWTDGLTLRRFDTHSKTNEQTVQEMLNLAIKYNKAVQEEDELPPEKLAIANVGRQDAKKHLEEHVSNLMSSNIVQTLGTMLDTVVF; the protein is encoded by the exons ATGTCAGGCATGGAGAGGTTGCAGAGGATGTTCGCCGGTGCTGGAGGCGCGTTGGGTCACCCCCCTCCTGATTCGCCGACTCTGGATTCTTCTGAGCAGGTCTACATCTCCTCTCTCGCCCTCCTCAAAATGCTCAAGCACG GAAGAGCTGGGGTTCCCATGGAAGTTATGGGTTTGATGTTGGGAGAGTTCGTTGATGAGTACACTGTGCGAGTCGTTGATGTCTTTGCAATGCCACAGAGTGGTACTGGTGTTAGTGTAGAAGCTGTGGATCATGTTTTCCAAACAAATATGCTTGATATGCTCAAACAAACGGGAAG GCCAGAGATGGTGGTGGGGTGGTACCATTCACACCCTGGATTTGGCTGTTGGCTTTCTGGTGTGGACATAAACACACAGCAG AGTTTTGAAGCTTTGAATCAAAGGGCTGTAGCAGTTGTGGTGGACCCAATTCAGAGTGTTAAAGGGAAGGTGGTGATTGATGCATTCCGTTTGATCAACCCACAAACCATGATGCTTGGCCAAGAACCACGGCAGACAACATCCAATCTTGGGCATCTTAATAAGCCATCTATCCAA GCATTGATCCATGGGCTAAATAGACATTATTACTCTATAGCCATTAACTACAGGAAGAATGAACTTGAGGAAAAGATGCTCTTGAATCTTCATAAGAAGAAGTGGACAGATGGATTGACACTTAGGCGTTTTGATACCCATTCCAAAACCAATGAACAGACTGTTCAG GAAATGCTCAATTTAGCTATAAAATACAACAAGGCAGTGCAGGAGGAAGATGAATTACCTCCGGAGAAGCTCGCAATAGCCAATGTTGGGCGACAAGATGCCAAGAAGCACTTAGAGGAACATGTCTCAAACTTGATGTCCTCAAACATAGTTCAGACTTTGGGAACTATGCTTGACACTGTCGTGTTTTAG
- the LOC18591231 gene encoding uncharacterized protein LOC18591231: MAREGRAKWGGFGSGSGQGQCSYKRITLIVCSVNIVIALYVLRHLYASLYIYSNKDNVVKYTPDQIRKMEESMKIRRASEPVELVKLVKQLKHEFSGEESVAELPQAVKHKITDEILQRLRSLRPNANASEQQEVVETWRKEKLKEAKMLALGGEGLKSTLSQEEAGMLVKTLESSWAMLLEDIGLWIPTEINNKEHDDKPEGVEDTDEDQILAGRPLPPECRAELHTDYDGAAVRWGLTHRKESAADCCQACLDQAKHAKPGEKKCNIWVYCPLEGGCYSPDIYEHKHMECWLKASEKPRLNFKDSYSEAYRNSHPTAPVIVPWVSGVVSV, encoded by the exons ATGGCCAGAGAAGGCAGAGCCAAATGGGGCGGTTTTGGTTCGGGTTCGGGTCAGGGCCAGTGCTCGTATAAAAGAATCACTCTGATTGTTTGTTCCGTTAACATTGTTATTGCTCTCTATGTTCTTCGTCATCTCTACGCTTCTCTCTACATTTATTCCAATAAAGATAATG TTGTAAAGTATACACCAGATCAGATTAGGAAAATGGAAGAATCAATGAAGATTCGAAGAGCCAGTGAACCTGTAGAGCTTGTTAAATTG GTAAagcaattgaaacatgaattttcGGGTGAAGAATCAGTGGCTGAACTGCCGCAGGCTGTTAAGCATAAGATAACTGATGAGATCCTGCAGAGATTGAGAAGTTTGAGACCAAATGCCAATGCCAGTGAGCAGCAGG AAGTGGTTGAAACCTGGCGCAAGGAGAAACTAAAAGAAGCCAAGATGTTGGCCCTTGGAGGAGAGGGTTTGAAATCAACTCTTTCACAAGAGGAAGCAG GGATGTTAGTAAAAACCTTGGAGTCTAGTTGGGCTATGCTTTTGGAAGACATTGGCCTTTGGATACCCACCGAGATTAATAATAAAGAACATGATGATAAGCCTGAGGGTGTGGAAGATACTG ATGAGGATCAAATTTTAGCTGGGAGGCCTCTTCCACCAGAATGCCGTGCTGAACTTCATACGGATTATGATGGTGCTGCTGTTAGATGGGGTCTTACCCACCGCAAAGAAAGTGCAGCTGATTGCTGCCAGGCTTGCTTAGATCAGGCGAAACATGCAAAGCCCGGTGAAAAGAAATGCAACATATGGGTTTATTGTCCATTGGAGGGTGGTTGCTATTCCCCTGATATATATGAACACAAACACATGGAGTGCTGGCTGAAAGCC TCAGAGAAGCCCCGACTGAACTTCAAGGACAGTTATTCTGAAGCATATAGAAACAGCCACCCGACAGCTCCTGTTATTGTTCCTTGGGTATCTGGTGTTGTTAGTGTATGA
- the LOC18591234 gene encoding uncharacterized protein LOC18591234 gives MSVFYQEEQPRQSKRCKFLASVLKEAFSNCHAFGGHSGPEEEYPTSDIDDESEVVVSEIRSRAMEKMKRRPSLTAENISWVFSPSTGELFITSKHAKRRDKDNEDEEREEFFSVGSCFSFCSSAVSREAFLSAKANFSRCSSLNKVDFPDFWKFDLQDFRRRSIIQEFCHCEGWPFGLCRKAVLLPPLPKSPSESWSWRKGTRLAKTPYI, from the exons ATGAGCGTCTTTTATCAGGAAGAGCAGCCTCGTCAGTCTAAGAGATGCAAGTTCCTAGCTTCTGTTCTGAAGGAAGCGTTTTCCAATTGCCATGCTTTCGGTGGACATTCAGGTCCAGAGGAAGAATATCCAACAAGTGACATCGATGATGAATCGGAA GTTGTTGTTTCTGAGATTCGGAGTCGAGCAATGGAGAAGATGAAGCGCAGGCCTAGTCTAACAGCAGAAAACATTTCCTGGGTGTTTTCTCCTTCGACAGGAGAGCTGTTTATAACCTCAAAACACGCCAAACGAAGAGACAAAGATAACGAAGATGAGGAAAGAGAGGAATTCTTTTCTGTCGGGAGTTGTTTCTCCTTCTGTTCGAGTGCCGTGAGCAGGGAAGCGTTTCTCTCGGCCAAGGCAAACTTTTCCCGCTGTTCAAGCTTAAACAAGGTTGATTTCCCAGACTTTTGGAAGTTTGATCTTCAGGATTTTCGACGGCGATCAATAATTCAGGAATTCTGCCACTGCGAGGGGTGGCCATTTGGGCTGTGCAGGAAGGCTGTGTTGCTCCCGCCTCTGCCGAAATCCCCTTCCGAATCTTGGTCTTGGCGTAAAGGCACCAGATTAGCTAAGACGCCATATATTTAA
- the LOC18591232 gene encoding DPH4 homolog, translating into MILGSNSIQETYYDILSVKEDASYEEIRTSYRSAILNSHPDKLHSDHESGDRFLRVQKAWEILGDAKSRAVYDSELRISRQDVVASEDISLEDMMIEDAGEVIELFYQCRCGDHFSVDSSELGKMGYTLLRDGTEISLRTPDALQASVVLPCGSCSLLVRLMINPDIKVPSDGCL; encoded by the coding sequence ATGATTCTTGGAAGTAATTCCATCCAAGAAACTTACTATGATATTCTGTCTGTGAAGGAAGATGCGAGCTATGAAGAAATTCGCACAAGTTATCGATCTGCTATTCTTAATTCTCATCCAGATAAATTACATTCTGATCATGAGTCAGGAGATAGATTTTTAAGAGTACAGAAGGCTTGGGAAATCCTTGGCGATGCCAAGTCACGTGCAGTCTATGATAGTGAGCTGCGAATTTCGAGACAGGATGTAGTGGCCTCAGAAGACATCAGCTTGGAGGATATGATGATTGAAGATGCTGGAGAGGTCATAGAACTCTTTTACCAGTGCCGATGTGGTGATCACTTCTCTGTTGATTCGTCAGAGTTGGGTAAAATGGGGTACACTTTGTTGAGGGATGGGACTGAGATATCTTTAAGGACCCCTGATGCTTTACAGGCATCAGTTGTTCTCCCTTGTGGTTCTTGTTCATTGCTTGTTCGTCTGATGATAAATCCAGATATTAAAGTTCCGAGTGATGGTTGTTTGTGA
- the LOC18591230 gene encoding uncharacterized protein LOC18591230 isoform X2, which produces MWGFGGRYYWGRKERVERREGGIVVVFAWMSSQEKHLQNYVQLYASLGWDSLVCHSEFLNMFFPEKAAALALDLLKELVEELKMKPCPVVFASFSGGPKACMYKVLQMIEGLCEVQGNPDDLQLVKECFSGHIYDSSPVDFTSDLGARFVVHPTVLKMSHPPRIASWIANQIASGLDALFLSRFESHRAEYWQTLYASVSMGAPYLILCSETDDLAPYQIICNFAQRIEQLGGDIKLVKWNGSPHVGHYRHYPFEYKAAVTELLSKAAASYSQRIQRLDGERMGLAGTHDEISEPISDISKTALSPNQSFQGTLVQSDHFLLPSSIEYYEGRDFMQDEHKEEC; this is translated from the exons ATGTGGGGATTTGGGGGGAGATATTATTGGGGGAGAAAGGAAAGGGTGGAAAGAAGGGAAGGCGGGATAGTGGTGGTGTTTGCTTGGATGTCGAGTCAAGAGAAGCACTTGCAGAACTACGTTCAGCTTTACGCTTCCTTGGGTTGGGATTCTCTCGTTTGCCATTCAGAGTTCCTAAACAT GTTCTTCCCTGAGAAGGCTGCAGCTCTAGCGTTAGATCTTCTCAAGGAACTTGTTGAG GAGCTAAAGATGAAGCCATGCCCTGTGGTCTTTGCATCTTTTTCTGGTGGTCCTAAGGCCTGCATGTACAAGGTTCTTCAG ATGATTGAGGGATTGTGTGAAGTACAAGGAAATCCA GATGACCTCCAGCTGGTGAAGGAATGCTTTTCGGGCCATATTTACGATTCTAGCCCTGTCGATTTCACCAGTGATTTGGGTGCCCGATTTGTTGTTCACCCAACAGTTCTCAAAATGTCTCATCCACCAAGAATAGCATCATGGATAGCAAATCAAATTGCTTCTGGTCTTGATGCTCTCTTCCTCAGCAGGTTTGAATCCCACCGTGCTGAGTATTGGCAGACTCTATATGCCTCTGTG AGTATGGGGGCCCCATATCTCATTTTATGCTCTGAAACTGATGATCTTGCTCCTTATCAAATTATCTGCAATTTTGCTCAAAGAATAGAACAACTTGGGGGTGACATAAAACTTGTGAAGTGGAATGGTTCTCCTCATGTAG GTCATTATCGGCATTATCCATTTGAATACAAGGCTGCTGTGACTGAGCTTCTCAGTAAAGCAGCTGCCTCATATTCCCAAAGAATTCAGCGACTCGACGGTGAACGAATGGGGTTAGCAGGGACACATGATGAAATCTCTGAGCCAATCTCTGATATCAGCAAAACAGCCTTAAGCCCAAACCAGAGCTTTCAGGGAACTCTGGTGCAAAGTGACCATTTCCTCTTGCCTAGCTCAATAGAATATTACGAGGGTAGAGATTTTATGCAAGATGAACACAAGGAAG AATGTTGA
- the LOC18591235 gene encoding succinate dehydrogenase subunit 5, mitochondrial, giving the protein MVKMMMLRSIYRAACIRSSRFAAVAATAHNHHLGSRSFFSVSSPSAANQPRNLPSGGRSSLAVRLGSMRYFSEDVTHMPAIKDPEIQNVFKDLMAASWDEVPYSVVQDAKKALSKNTDDKAGQEALKNVFRAAEAVEEFGGILMSMKMELDDSIGLSGENVKPLSDEFVNALRTVYQRYTTYSDAFGSDETYLRKKVETELGSKMIYLKMRCSGLGSEWGKVTVLGTSGLSGSYVEQRA; this is encoded by the exons ATGGTGAAGATGATGATGTTGCGATCCATTTATAGAGCAGCATGTATCAGATCTTCCCGTTTTGCCGCCGTCGCTGCCACCGCCCATAACCACCACTTGGGTTCCCGGAGTTTCTTCTCTGTCTCATCACCGTCCGCCGCTAATCAGCCCAGAAACCTCCCGTCCG GTGGCAGGTCTTCCCTTGCTGTGAGATTGGGAAGCATGCGCTACTTTAGTGAAGATGTAACTCACATGCCTGCCATAAAAGACCCTGAAATTCAGAATGTCTTCAAGGATTTAATGGCTGCAAGTTGGGATGAAGTTCCGTATTCAGTTGTGCAGGATGCAAAGAAAGCCTTGTCCAAAAATACTGATGACAAGGCTGGCCAGGAGgctttgaaaaatgttttccGAGCTGCTGAAGCAGTTGAAGAGTTTGGTGGCATTCTGATGAGCATGAAAATGGAACTTGATGACAGCATTGGATTGAGTGGAGAG AATGTAAAGCCTTTGTCAGATGAGTTTGTAAACGCACTTCGCACAGTTTATCAACGATATACAACGTACTCGGATGCATTTGGTTCTGATGAAACCTATTTGCGAAAGAAGGTAGAGACAGAGTTGGGATCAAAGATGATCTACCTAAAGATGAGATGTAGTGGTCTTGGTTCTGAGTGGGGAAAG GTTACTGTTCTTGGAACGTCTGGACTTTCTGGATCTTATGTGGAGCAAAGAGCTTAG